From Sodalis glossinidius str. 'morsitans', the proteins below share one genomic window:
- a CDS encoding phage tail fiber protein gives MLTNITSANSALRIVVPEFYPGGFDVDDYAADSMFETAALEMAEDLMSADGKYHAGFVFNPTELTLSLTPTSSAATRFDNWYAAQRAAITIFACNAILSIPALEAKYSFVNGVLYSWPPAPVGQRILGARQAVFHFESVTRSAL, from the coding sequence ATGCTTACGAATATTACCAGTGCCAATAGCGCACTGCGCATTGTGGTGCCCGAGTTTTACCCAGGGGGCTTCGATGTAGACGATTACGCCGCTGACAGCATGTTTGAAACCGCCGCGCTTGAAATGGCTGAAGATCTGATGTCCGCGGACGGCAAGTACCACGCCGGTTTTGTCTTCAATCCGACCGAGTTGACGCTCAGCTTGACGCCGACCTCGTCAGCCGCGACGCGATTTGATAACTGGTATGCCGCCCAGCGCGCCGCTATCACGATCTTCGCCTGTAATGCCATCTTGTCCATACCGGCCCTGGAAGCCAAATACAGCTTCGTTAACGGGGTGCTGTATTCCTGGCCCCCAGCCCCTGTAGGGCAACGTATTCTTGGCGCGCGCCAGGCCGTTTTTCATTTTGAGTCGGTGACCCGGAGTGCCCTGTAA
- a CDS encoding protein-disulfide reductase DsbD family protein, with the protein MNVLIRSLMLLLAGCAFVAQAADSGWLRNEQNSHAEVRLRSAVQGQDQQLLLDIRLQPGWKTYWRTPGEGGVAPDIRWQTTGAEAQWYWPTPARFDVSGLTTQGYKGDITLPIEIRKLAGSTLAGTLTLSTCSDVCILTDFPFSLDLSKPTDDSFARDYARAMGQIPPTGGLTDKLDASFINGELQIRAQRQQGWHQPELFFDYPQGSMLAAPQISVKGDTFEARVPVTDEWGETAPDLRGKTLSMVIADGGMAQQSSVVLSSQPLLDGKGVNTTFWSVLLLALLGGLILNLMPCVLPVLAIKLSSLVQQQGQTRHQTRQQFLASSAGILFSFLLLALLMTGLRLSGQALGWGIQFQSGGFLLLMALVMFLFSASLFDLLHFRLPSGLNTRLATVGGNGLTGHFGQGAFATLLATPCSAPFLGTAAAYALTAPLPQLWLLFAALGIGMSLPWLLVAALPGLARCLPHPGRWMMHLRTVLALLMLMATMWLVTLLIPHWGATFAGVLAALLVLVLAVWLISRRALQQAGITLITLTLAGALFLITRIEPEEETLHWQPLTEAAINQALQQNRRVFVDVTADWCITCKVNKSRVLSQPDVRKALQADDVVLLQGDWTRPDPAISEFLRRRDSVAIPFNQIYGPAMPQSRILSPLLSRDAVISTLSEAKK; encoded by the coding sequence ATGAACGTTCTGATCAGGAGCCTGATGCTCCTGCTGGCTGGCTGCGCGTTTGTCGCGCAGGCCGCCGATAGCGGTTGGCTGAGAAATGAGCAAAACAGCCACGCCGAAGTGCGCCTGCGCAGCGCCGTGCAAGGTCAAGACCAGCAGTTGCTGCTGGATATCCGCCTTCAGCCTGGTTGGAAAACCTACTGGCGCACGCCGGGCGAAGGTGGTGTCGCGCCGGACATTCGCTGGCAGACAACCGGCGCAGAGGCACAATGGTACTGGCCAACACCGGCACGCTTTGATGTCAGCGGTCTGACCACGCAGGGCTACAAAGGCGACATCACGCTGCCCATCGAAATCCGTAAACTGGCTGGATCGACGCTGGCTGGTACGCTCACGCTTTCAACCTGCAGCGATGTCTGCATCCTAACGGATTTTCCGTTCAGCCTCGATCTCAGTAAGCCGACAGACGACAGCTTTGCACGTGACTACGCGCGGGCAATGGGGCAGATCCCGCCCACGGGCGGGCTGACTGATAAGCTGGATGCCAGCTTTATTAACGGCGAACTGCAGATCCGCGCGCAGCGCCAGCAGGGATGGCACCAGCCGGAACTGTTCTTTGACTATCCCCAAGGCAGCATGCTAGCGGCACCGCAGATCAGCGTAAAAGGTGATACCTTTGAAGCACGCGTGCCAGTTACGGACGAATGGGGCGAAACCGCACCGGATCTGCGTGGTAAAACCCTGTCGATGGTGATTGCCGATGGCGGTATGGCTCAGCAGAGCAGCGTCGTGCTGAGCTCACAGCCACTGTTAGACGGGAAAGGCGTAAACACTACCTTCTGGTCCGTGCTGCTGCTGGCGCTGCTTGGCGGCCTGATCCTCAACCTGATGCCCTGCGTGCTGCCGGTGCTGGCGATCAAGCTCAGCAGCCTGGTGCAGCAGCAGGGACAAACCCGTCATCAGACGCGCCAGCAGTTCCTTGCCTCCAGCGCCGGCATCCTGTTCTCGTTTCTGCTCTTGGCGCTGCTGATGACAGGCCTGCGCCTGAGTGGTCAGGCGCTGGGCTGGGGAATTCAGTTCCAGAGTGGCGGCTTTCTGCTGCTAATGGCGCTGGTAATGTTCCTGTTCAGCGCGAGCCTCTTTGACCTACTGCATTTTCGCCTGCCGTCCGGCCTTAATACCCGGCTCGCTACCGTGGGCGGTAACGGCCTTACGGGCCATTTCGGCCAAGGGGCTTTTGCCACGCTGCTGGCCACGCCTTGCAGCGCGCCGTTTCTCGGTACAGCAGCCGCCTACGCGCTGACCGCGCCGCTGCCACAGCTGTGGCTGCTGTTTGCTGCGCTCGGCATAGGCATGAGCCTGCCTTGGCTACTGGTCGCAGCACTGCCGGGTCTGGCGCGCTGCCTGCCGCACCCGGGTCGCTGGATGATGCACCTGCGCACGGTGCTGGCGTTACTTATGCTGATGGCGACAATGTGGCTGGTTACTCTGCTGATCCCGCACTGGGGCGCAACGTTTGCCGGCGTGCTGGCCGCCTTGCTGGTGTTGGTGCTAGCTGTCTGGCTGATCAGTCGCCGCGCGCTGCAGCAGGCGGGCATCACCTTAATCACCCTGACACTGGCAGGCGCGCTATTCCTGATCACACGCATTGAGCCGGAAGAGGAGACTCTGCACTGGCAGCCACTGACCGAAGCCGCGATAAATCAGGCGCTACAGCAGAACAGACGCGTGTTTGTCGATGTCACTGCTGACTGGTGCATCACCTGCAAGGTCAACAAATCCCGTGTTCTCAGCCAGCCCGACGTGCGTAAGGCGCTTCAGGCTGACGATGTGGTATTGCTGCAGGGCGACTGGACTCGACCTGATCCGGCAATCAGTGAATTTCTGCGCCGGCGCGACAGCGTCGCCATTCCCTTTAACCAGATTTATGGCCCGGCAATGCCGCAGAGCCGAATTTTATCCCCGTTGTTAAGTCGCGACGCGGTGATCTCAACTCTTTCTGAGGCAAAGAAATGA
- a CDS encoding helix-turn-helix transcriptional regulator, with the protein MSAKDIAKRLAISFRTVENRLIRIYEKMGVNSIRGLKEYCQIVGLSNYAPKKLLREGVNFCW; encoded by the coding sequence TTGTCAGCGAAAGATATTGCCAAAAGATTAGCGATCTCATTCAGAACCGTTGAGAATAGGTTAATCAGAATTTACGAAAAAATGGGCGTTAATTCGATCAGAGGGCTGAAGGAATATTGCCAAATTGTGGGATTAAGCAATTATGCCCCCAAGAAACTTCTAAGAGAAGGGGTTAACTTCTGTTGGTAA
- a CDS encoding DUF3383 family protein, whose protein sequence is MIPLQRDFSITPGVISAAGTALDMTGLLLTGNDLAPTGSVQAFSTQAAVGDYFGAASDEYTAAGLYFNGYDNATTRASTLLIGRFVTDEAGASAWLVSGSFKGQPVTALQAVSGKLKLTVDGQSVTSSDINLSAVTSYDAAAAALETAIGNKVSVKWLSVQQRFRVSSVKAGADSTITFASGSAAAALKLTADSGAALSQGAAPSVVAETMDTLTRAHQNWVLFTTLFAPTTAQSLAFAAWATQQNYRFGYIAWDNTSAGTIANNPDCLAHQIMTVNGYQNVAMMYGDYRYAMTALAYAGSLNFDATHGRVSYKFRAFSGLPANVTDGTIADALASNGYTYYGRFGANNIVYHYASDGAISGAFKWLDTFLCQVWINANLLGAFATVFTQNQSFPFNEKGYTALRACVIDVAQKALNFGAIRTGITLDASQSQQVNNAVGKEISNTLYAEGWYLAIPPQSATNRTERKLTGAVFFYTDGSLIQHIRLASLDVM, encoded by the coding sequence TGATCCCCTTACAACGCGATTTTTCCATTACCCCGGGCGTCATCAGTGCGGCAGGCACGGCGCTGGATATGACGGGCTTGTTGTTGACCGGCAATGACCTGGCCCCAACCGGTAGCGTACAGGCGTTTTCCACGCAGGCCGCCGTGGGTGACTATTTTGGCGCTGCGTCGGACGAATACACGGCAGCCGGACTCTATTTTAACGGTTACGACAACGCCACGACACGGGCGAGTACGCTACTGATAGGCCGCTTTGTGACTGACGAGGCCGGTGCGTCGGCCTGGTTGGTCTCGGGCAGTTTCAAGGGCCAGCCCGTGACGGCATTGCAAGCGGTGAGTGGTAAGCTCAAGCTGACGGTTGATGGCCAATCCGTGACCAGCAGTGATATCAATCTGAGTGCAGTGACCAGCTATGATGCGGCCGCCGCCGCCCTTGAAACGGCGATAGGCAACAAGGTGTCAGTCAAATGGTTATCGGTCCAGCAGCGTTTTCGCGTCAGCAGCGTGAAAGCGGGCGCAGACAGCACGATAACCTTTGCCTCGGGGAGTGCTGCCGCGGCGCTGAAATTGACCGCTGACAGCGGTGCAGCGTTGTCTCAGGGCGCAGCCCCCTCAGTGGTTGCCGAAACGATGGATACCTTGACCCGAGCGCATCAGAACTGGGTATTGTTTACTACGCTGTTTGCGCCGACCACCGCACAAAGCCTGGCGTTTGCTGCCTGGGCGACGCAGCAGAACTACCGTTTTGGCTATATCGCCTGGGATAATACTTCGGCGGGAACGATAGCCAATAACCCCGACTGTCTGGCGCATCAGATAATGACGGTGAACGGCTATCAAAATGTTGCCATGATGTACGGCGATTACCGCTATGCCATGACGGCGCTGGCGTATGCGGGCTCACTGAATTTTGACGCCACCCATGGGCGCGTCTCCTATAAATTCCGCGCGTTTTCGGGTCTACCTGCGAATGTCACCGATGGCACCATCGCCGATGCGCTGGCGTCAAACGGTTACACCTATTACGGTAGGTTCGGGGCGAACAATATCGTCTATCACTATGCCTCAGACGGGGCCATCAGTGGTGCGTTTAAATGGCTCGATACCTTTCTGTGCCAGGTGTGGATCAACGCCAACCTGCTCGGGGCTTTCGCCACTGTTTTCACACAGAACCAATCGTTTCCCTTTAATGAAAAGGGGTATACCGCCTTGCGGGCCTGTGTGATTGATGTGGCGCAAAAAGCCCTGAATTTTGGTGCGATCCGCACCGGGATCACGCTGGACGCCTCACAGAGCCAGCAGGTGAATAATGCCGTCGGTAAAGAGATTAGTAACACGCTTTATGCTGAGGGATGGTACCTGGCTATCCCGCCACAGAGTGCCACGAACCGCACCGAGCGCAAATTAACCGGGGCAGTCTTTTTCTATACTGACGGTAGCCTTATCCAGCATATCCGCCTCGCCTCTCTCGACGTTATGTAA
- a CDS encoding acyltransferase family protein yields MNIYRIITPGIPEFNYGPFGVAIFFIISGFVVSFSLKSKERIPFIKARLIRIYPTYIASMFIMIIVLYSTSIFFWSNKPSLTISDIISNVALINNLVGIKSIDAVNWTLAIEIKLYLLYTTFRSIIIKNASPFILGFGLCSICFSYLVSANENHSAITAFISDVIFINYINIGLCFYLAYSNIKGTTETIFLGVFSMASFIVSHHMIYSPPLHKLISFNYTYAIILFFIAYINLDHFKDIKIISYLAKISFPFYALHSVIGYITLRILEKEGVRYSSSLVITFLVIIILSHFINKIIDSRFTKKIARKI; encoded by the coding sequence TTGAATATATATAGAATTATCACTCCTGGCATACCCGAATTCAATTATGGACCTTTTGGCGTTGCGATTTTCTTCATCATCAGCGGTTTTGTTGTATCTTTTTCATTAAAATCTAAAGAAAGAATACCTTTCATTAAGGCAAGGCTGATTAGGATTTACCCAACGTATATCGCATCAATGTTTATTATGATAATAGTTCTTTATTCAACATCAATTTTTTTCTGGTCAAACAAGCCAAGCCTAACAATTAGTGATATTATATCTAATGTTGCTTTAATTAATAACCTAGTTGGCATCAAGTCTATTGATGCTGTTAACTGGACATTAGCAATAGAGATAAAGCTTTATCTTTTATATACTACATTCAGAAGTATAATCATAAAAAATGCCAGCCCGTTCATCTTGGGATTTGGATTGTGCTCTATTTGTTTTTCTTACTTAGTATCAGCTAATGAAAATCATTCAGCGATAACTGCTTTTATTTCTGATGTGATTTTCATAAACTACATAAACATAGGACTGTGCTTCTACCTTGCATACTCCAATATAAAAGGCACTACTGAAACTATTTTTCTTGGAGTCTTTTCCATGGCCAGCTTTATTGTTTCGCACCACATGATATACAGCCCCCCTCTTCACAAGCTAATAAGCTTTAATTACACGTATGCAATAATTCTGTTTTTTATTGCTTATATAAATCTAGATCATTTTAAAGATATAAAAATTATTTCTTACCTTGCAAAAATCAGCTTTCCATTCTACGCTCTACATTCAGTTATAGGATATATAACTCTACGCATACTTGAAAAAGAAGGTGTCCGATACAGCTCTAGCTTAGTTATCACATTTTTAGTTATTATTATCCTTTCGCATTTTATCAATAAAATCATTGATTCACGATTCACAAAAAAAATAGCTCGCAAAATTTGA
- a CDS encoding DsbA family protein, protein MKKKNLLLSLIFLTLPALAAAPFNSEQEVLIKQLIRETLVQNPSILAEAVAELDKEAARQQQSVVAQVVEKNHEALFNDAGSPRIGAARPALTLVYFTDYNCVFCKKFEADIEKMLKANPQVAVVLKPLPYRAESSLTSARLALTVWEQQPGNFLKLHERLMSKKGNHDEASIKAAMEKNGIKLDEPSKTSLDTVNLNLTLAQQLGVQGTPATLVGNQLISGAVPYAQLEAAVKNVLEAKP, encoded by the coding sequence ATGAAGAAAAAAAACCTGTTGCTCTCCCTGATTTTTCTGACTCTGCCTGCGCTGGCCGCAGCGCCGTTCAACTCTGAGCAGGAAGTGCTCATCAAACAGCTGATCCGTGAAACGCTGGTGCAGAATCCCTCTATTCTGGCCGAAGCAGTGGCGGAGCTTGATAAAGAAGCTGCGAGACAGCAGCAGAGTGTGGTGGCGCAGGTGGTGGAGAAAAACCATGAGGCGCTGTTCAACGATGCCGGTTCTCCACGTATTGGCGCAGCCCGGCCGGCGCTGACGCTGGTCTACTTCACCGACTACAACTGTGTGTTCTGTAAAAAATTTGAAGCTGATATCGAAAAGATGCTCAAAGCCAATCCGCAGGTGGCGGTGGTGCTTAAACCGCTGCCGTACCGCGCAGAAAGCTCGCTGACCTCCGCGCGGCTGGCGCTTACGGTATGGGAACAGCAGCCCGGCAACTTCCTCAAACTGCATGAGCGTCTGATGTCTAAAAAAGGTAATCACGATGAAGCCAGTATCAAAGCTGCGATGGAGAAAAACGGCATTAAGCTCGATGAGCCCAGCAAAACCAGCCTGGATACTGTCAACCTTAACCTGACGCTGGCGCAGCAGCTGGGCGTACAGGGCACGCCGGCAACACTTGTGGGCAATCAGCTCATCAGCGGTGCCGTACCCTATGCGCAGCTGGAAGCCGCGGTGAAGAACGTGCTGGAGGCGAAACCTTAA
- a CDS encoding phage baseplate plug family protein → MLEMSLSPLKAQQFTVGLAGQSCLIRLFQMPNGLYLDLTVEGKPLLQGIPCLNMSRLVRYGYLGFAGDLFFSDREGTEDPVWSQLGDRFRLFYLTADELNV, encoded by the coding sequence ATGCTGGAGATGTCACTTAGCCCCCTGAAAGCCCAACAGTTTACCGTGGGGCTGGCGGGGCAATCCTGCCTTATCCGCCTGTTTCAAATGCCCAACGGCCTTTATCTGGATTTGACGGTAGAGGGCAAGCCGTTGCTTCAGGGGATCCCCTGCCTGAATATGAGCCGTCTGGTGCGATATGGCTATCTGGGCTTTGCCGGTGATCTGTTTTTTTCAGACCGGGAAGGGACGGAGGATCCGGTTTGGTCACAGCTGGGCGATCGCTTCCGGCTTTTTTATCTGACGGCGGATGAACTGAATGTATGA
- a CDS encoding protein disulfide oxidoreductase has translation MSRLTRVVREVAMLALIATAIMFGMDWLRAPQLPDNLAQPPLSAMQGEVDLAQLSQQSPVLVYVWASWCGVCKLTTSTVASLSRNGTQVVSVALRSGNDARVATWLEKKGVQGIAINDESGVLGQRWQINATPTFMVLYKGRVVSTTSGWTSSPGLKLRLWWATKYA, from the coding sequence ATGTCGCGTTTGACACGAGTGGTACGTGAAGTGGCAATGCTGGCGCTGATTGCCACTGCGATAATGTTCGGAATGGACTGGTTGCGCGCGCCACAGCTGCCGGACAATCTGGCGCAGCCGCCGCTCAGCGCGATGCAAGGCGAGGTCGATTTGGCACAGCTCAGCCAGCAGAGTCCGGTGTTGGTATATGTCTGGGCCAGCTGGTGTGGCGTCTGCAAACTGACCACGTCTACCGTAGCGTCGCTGAGTCGGAATGGCACGCAGGTGGTGAGCGTGGCGCTGCGTTCTGGCAATGATGCCCGCGTGGCCACCTGGCTGGAAAAAAAGGGCGTGCAAGGCATTGCCATCAATGATGAAAGCGGGGTGCTGGGGCAGCGCTGGCAAATCAATGCCACACCCACCTTTATGGTGTTATATAAAGGCAGGGTGGTCAGTACTACCAGCGGCTGGACCAGCAGCCCCGGGCTGAAGCTGCGCCTGTGGTGGGCAACAAAATATGCCTGA
- a CDS encoding tail fiber assembly protein, giving the protein MKNYAVIEDAVVTNFVVWDGKSEWRPEKGKAVLASEGVGIGWKYVNGGFKRPDTPSLPHKEYVALAEQEKVSLLNNARQKILVWQVKLAIGKKLTDIEISQLNLWLDYIDLLISVDTSTAPNFN; this is encoded by the coding sequence ATGAAAAACTATGCTGTCATAGAAGATGCCGTAGTGACCAATTTTGTTGTATGGGATGGTAAGTCTGAATGGCGTCCAGAAAAAGGAAAAGCAGTACTTGCCTCTGAAGGCGTAGGCATTGGATGGAAATATGTTAATGGAGGCTTTAAACGGCCAGATACACCTTCATTACCGCATAAAGAATATGTAGCACTGGCTGAACAAGAAAAGGTATCACTGCTAAATAACGCAAGACAGAAAATTCTTGTATGGCAGGTTAAGCTGGCTATTGGAAAAAAGCTCACGGATATTGAGATTTCTCAATTGAACTTATGGCTTGATTATATTGATTTACTTATTTCCGTTGACACGTCTACGGCACCTAATTTTAATTAG
- a CDS encoding Rpn family recombination-promoting nuclease/putative transposase: MSKSSLSQHDSLFKKFLGDIAVARDFLEIHLPPHLRERCDFGTLAMESGSFIEDDLKSQCSDMLYSMKTTAGHDGYVYCLIEHQSRPEKLMAFRLLRYAVAAMQRHLEQGNDQLPVIIPLLFYHGTTSPYPYSTQWLDCFADPELAESVYRQAFPLVDITAMPDDEILSHRRVALLELVQKYIRTRDMLELSADIARLLNLWAIPKEQFRSLMYYIAERGNTSDESQFLQHIATKATDYREDIMTIAEQLEAKGIQKGIQLGRQEGRQEGIQLGEQKGRQESARSIARQMLARGMDRDVVKVCTGLSDHELDDLTR, translated from the coding sequence ATGTCCAAGTCCTCACTATCTCAACATGATTCCCTGTTCAAAAAGTTCCTCGGCGATATCGCGGTCGCCAGGGACTTTCTGGAAATCCATCTGCCGCCGCATCTGCGGGAGCGCTGCGACTTCGGCACACTGGCGATGGAGTCCGGCTCGTTTATCGAAGATGACCTCAAGAGCCAATGCTCGGATATGCTGTACTCGATGAAGACCACTGCGGGCCATGACGGCTACGTCTACTGCCTCATCGAACACCAGAGCCGCCCTGAGAAGCTGATGGCGTTTCGGTTGCTACGGTATGCGGTAGCGGCCATGCAGCGGCATCTGGAGCAGGGCAACGACCAGTTGCCGGTGATCATTCCGCTCCTGTTCTATCATGGCACCACGTCGCCGTATCCATACAGCACCCAATGGCTGGATTGCTTTGCTGACCCTGAACTGGCAGAATCAGTCTACAGGCAAGCGTTCCCGCTGGTTGATATCACCGCTATGCCGGATGATGAAATACTGTCTCATCGGCGGGTAGCGCTGCTAGAATTGGTGCAGAAGTACATCCGAACGCGGGACATGCTAGAACTGTCTGCTGATATCGCTCGTCTGCTCAATCTATGGGCGATACCGAAAGAGCAGTTCCGTAGCCTGATGTACTATATCGCGGAGCGGGGAAATACTTCGGATGAGTCGCAATTCCTACAGCATATCGCCACCAAAGCAACAGACTACCGGGAGGACATCATGACCATTGCAGAGCAGCTTGAAGCTAAGGGCATCCAGAAGGGCATCCAACTCGGGCGGCAAGAAGGACGTCAAGAAGGCATCCAGCTTGGCGAGCAGAAAGGTCGGCAGGAATCAGCCCGCAGTATCGCTCGCCAGATGCTTGCCCGTGGCATGGATCGCGATGTAGTCAAAGTATGCACTGGCCTATCTGACCATGAGCTGGATGATTTGACGCGCTAG
- a CDS encoding IS5 family transposase, with protein sequence MAKQKFKITNWSTYNKALKQRGALTIWLDESAIVAWTEKTTPERRGRPLHYADMAITTVLMMKRVFGLSLSALQGFVDTIFKLMVLPLRCPDYSLISKRAKTVKISIKTPTRGEISPLVIDGTEWKVRQHGADRRRVWRKLHMAADSVTHEIICADLSLSGTTDAQALPALINQTQRKIREASADGAYDTRYCHDALLRKKIRPFISPRGGAQYWPDRYHERNYAVANQRLSGSNDVWKKQVGYHRRSVAKTAIFRFKTLMGDHLSLYGYDAQVGEAMAMVKALNKMTLLGMPNSIRIA encoded by the coding sequence ATGGCAAAGCAAAAGTTTAAAATAACCAACTGGTCCACTTACAACAAAGCTCTCAAGCAGCGCGGGGCTCTAACGATATGGCTGGATGAGTCGGCAATTGTTGCATGGACGGAAAAAACAACGCCTGAACGGCGTGGCCGGCCGCTTCACTACGCAGATATGGCTATCACCACTGTTCTGATGATGAAACGCGTGTTTGGCCTTTCGTTAAGCGCGTTACAGGGCTTCGTTGACACCATTTTTAAACTGATGGTACTGCCGCTAAGATGCCCAGACTACTCACTGATCAGCAAGCGAGCAAAGACAGTTAAGATCAGCATAAAAACGCCGACCCGTGGTGAAATCTCACCTCTAGTCATTGACGGAACCGAATGGAAAGTCCGACAGCATGGTGCCGACAGACGGAGGGTGTGGCGTAAGCTGCATATGGCCGCAGACAGTGTAACGCATGAGATTATCTGTGCTGACTTATCGCTCAGCGGTACGACGGATGCTCAGGCCCTACCAGCTCTGATAAACCAGACCCAGCGGAAAATCAGGGAAGCGTCGGCTGATGGCGCTTACGATACCCGCTACTGTCATGATGCTCTGCTGAGGAAGAAAATAAGGCCTTTTATTTCTCCACGAGGTGGGGCGCAATATTGGCCAGACCGATACCATGAGCGTAACTACGCCGTTGCGAATCAGCGTCTAAGCGGCAGTAACGATGTATGGAAAAAGCAAGTGGGCTATCATCGACGTTCAGTGGCTAAAACAGCTATATTCCGGTTCAAAACGCTTATGGGCGATCATCTAAGTCTGTATGGCTATGATGCGCAGGTAGGTGAGGCAATGGCGATGGTCAAAGCGCTTAACAAAATGACGCTGTTAGGAATGCCGAACAGCATCCGGATCGCATAA
- a CDS encoding DUF2612 domain-containing protein: MIATFEQAVSLERFTDTFLTALWDIETAQTYGLDIWGKIVDVSRYLTVEDTPDYLGFDEVEITAIDGYPQPFDVSPFYAGLQPSSVVRLTDDAYRKLIRAKAFSNITDATIPSVNRFLRILFTDRGKVYCTDGWDMAMNIVFEFPPTPSDLAILKTLALCRYRAG; encoded by the coding sequence GTGATAGCCACCTTTGAGCAGGCCGTCAGTCTCGAGCGCTTTACCGACACCTTTTTAACGGCGTTATGGGATATCGAGACGGCACAAACCTATGGTCTGGATATCTGGGGAAAAATTGTCGACGTGTCGCGTTATCTGACGGTGGAAGATACCCCGGATTATCTGGGCTTTGACGAAGTTGAAATCACCGCCATTGACGGCTACCCGCAGCCGTTCGATGTGTCACCGTTTTATGCCGGGCTGCAACCCTCATCGGTGGTCAGATTAACCGATGATGCCTACCGCAAGCTGATACGGGCAAAAGCCTTTAGCAATATTACCGATGCCACTATCCCGTCGGTTAACCGCTTTTTGCGCATTCTGTTTACTGACCGGGGCAAGGTGTACTGCACTGACGGGTGGGATATGGCCATGAACATTGTGTTCGAGTTTCCGCCGACGCCGTCTGACCTGGCGATACTGAAAACGCTGGCATTGTGCCGGTACCGAGCGGGGTAG
- a CDS encoding DUF1796 family putative cysteine peptidase, which produces MNILDKHRVMGYVKNLLKFNADNTASESLSRSSEQLPKICNSPTCDSSELKDEKTQLQNNQLHINFGSKKINGLPISHVVSLGSHCLTASILKKYGLKKASFPFDWIFSSPEVVIDCLNDEFELFLDKRQHKFVTGNRVNGSSEPGATHIYFQEHYGTKEFFTHRDTTIEENYNYYSRAVSRFKELLKSDEGKLFIIISRGNRDLINNFDALTKALEQKTNNFFLVGVQLLHSRTESFPLFLDEKKNTVNSALYSFSSTSVEEFRDHYPSMTDEMIILSLISDFDIKLI; this is translated from the coding sequence ATGAATATACTTGATAAACACAGAGTCATGGGTTATGTAAAAAACCTTTTGAAATTCAATGCTGATAATACTGCCTCAGAAAGCCTATCACGCAGTTCTGAACAACTGCCTAAGATTTGCAATAGTCCTACATGTGATTCATCAGAACTTAAAGATGAAAAGACACAGCTACAAAATAACCAGTTGCATATTAATTTTGGAAGTAAAAAAATAAATGGACTGCCTATTTCTCATGTTGTCTCGTTAGGTAGCCATTGCTTGACAGCTAGTATATTAAAAAAGTATGGTTTGAAAAAGGCATCATTTCCTTTTGACTGGATTTTTTCTAGTCCCGAAGTGGTTATTGATTGTCTAAATGATGAATTTGAGTTATTTCTTGATAAACGTCAACATAAGTTTGTTACGGGCAATAGGGTAAATGGTAGCAGTGAACCAGGTGCTACACATATTTATTTTCAGGAGCATTATGGAACTAAAGAGTTTTTTACGCATAGAGACACCACAATCGAGGAGAACTATAATTACTATTCACGAGCAGTCTCTAGATTTAAGGAATTGTTGAAATCTGATGAAGGAAAATTATTTATTATAATAAGTCGTGGGAATCGTGATCTTATAAACAATTTTGATGCCTTGACGAAAGCATTAGAACAAAAAACCAATAATTTTTTCTTAGTTGGTGTTCAATTATTACATTCAAGAACGGAAAGTTTCCCCCTTTTCTTGGATGAGAAGAAAAACACTGTAAATTCAGCTCTCTACAGCTTCTCTTCAACATCAGTAGAAGAATTTAGAGATCATTACCCATCTATGACAGATGAAATGATAATATTATCCTTAATCTCAGATTTTGATATTAAATTAATTTAG